The genomic DNA CGGTGTTCGCGATGAGGTCGGCGATGCGGCCGGTGTCGACCTTCGGGTCGCCGGACCCCATCTTGAGCTTGAAGGCGCGGGTGCCCATCATTTCCTGGCGCTCGTTGACCTCGGCGATGGCCTCCTCCAGCGGCAGCACGCCGAGCGCCCAGACGCAGTCGAGCTCGGAGCGGAACTGGCCGCCGAGCAGGTGCGCGAGGGGGACGTCGAGGGCGCGGGCCCAGGCGTCGTGAAGCGCGATCTCCAGCGCCGCCTTGGCGAAGCGCATGTTGGCCACACTGCGCTCCCAGTCGGCGACGATGCCGGACAGCTCGGTGACCTCCCTACCGAGGGTGGCGGGCGTCAGATGCTTGTCGACGATGACCTTCATAGTGTCCGCGGACTCGCCGCCCCACCACGGCCCGCCCGGGACCACACCCTCGCCGTAGCCGGTCACGCCGCCTTCGAGGGTGACACTGACCAGCAGAATGGGCTGCGAGGTGGCGGTGTAGGTGGCGAAACCGTGGGGACGGAACAGGGGAACGTCCAGCACGCGGGTGTCGATGGACGCGATGCGTAAATCGCTCATAATTCTTTTCCTTAACTATTGGGACATACACACCAGAACCCCGCCCCCGCTCAGGCAGCGGTGACGGGGTGGGCGTGGACGAACTAGAGCCTAGTCTTCCTTGTCCAGCTTGAAGTCGTAGACGACCTCGTTGTTGCCGGTCTCCTCGTTCTTCTTCGGATCCAGGATGAGCTCCGGCTTGACGGCGGTCGCCACGTCGGTCTCGACCCACTCGCCGCCCTTGAAGTAGAG from Corynebacterium guangdongense includes the following:
- a CDS encoding muconate/chloromuconate family cycloisomerase, which gives rise to MSDLRIASIDTRVLDVPLFRPHGFATYTATSQPILLVSVTLEGGVTGYGEGVVPGGPWWGGESADTMKVIVDKHLTPATLGREVTELSGIVADWERSVANMRFAKAALEIALHDAWARALDVPLAHLLGGQFRSELDCVWALGVLPLEEAIAEVNERQEMMGTRAFKLKMGSGDPKVDTGRIADLIANTDVDLSYRIDINARWDRLTSLTWLPKLADAGIQLFEQPTPADDLDTLREITSRIGVPVMADESVCSPADALAVAKKQAADVIAIKTTKLGGLIESKKTAAIAEAAGLACHGATSLEGPFGTAASLHFAASTPAVTYGTELFGPLLLKETYVTEDIVYRDGKVIVPEGPGTGLEPDWDKVNFFTRD